The Streptococcus toyakuensis genome has a window encoding:
- a CDS encoding CapA family protein, with product MKRRQDRHKRGPVFRFVKGLVNFFRRYRKWSNKGFVAILLLAVALSMGLVLLFESFQGMPMTSQKRDTISQEGTKKKSQDQEDEKTARIMAHGDLLYHDILYFSAKKDDGTYDFHENFEYVTPWLKQADLAIGDFEGTINKDHYLAGYPLFNAPAEVMDAIKDAGYHVLDLAHNHILDSQIEGVISTADIIEKAGITPIGVYTHEPRDQAPLVIKEVNGIKVALLAYSYGFNGIEQNISQEDYNRYLSDLNEDKMKAEIERAEKEADITIIMPQMGVEYRLEPTEEQKVLYHKMIDWGADIIFGGHPHVVEPSETVEKDGEKKLIIYSMGNFISNQRIESMGDEENAKWTERGVLMDVTIKKKDGKTTIGTAKAHPTWVNRTPKGTFSPEGYPLYHYQTYILEDFIEGGSHRDQLDEATKERIDTAYKEMNEHVGLKWD from the coding sequence ATGAAAAGAAGACAAGATAGACATAAACGTGGACCAGTTTTTCGTTTTGTGAAAGGTTTAGTCAACTTTTTTAGACGTTATCGTAAGTGGAGCAACAAGGGATTTGTGGCGATACTCTTGCTAGCTGTTGCTTTATCAATGGGTTTGGTCTTGTTGTTTGAAAGCTTCCAAGGCATGCCTATGACCAGTCAAAAACGAGATACTATTTCTCAAGAAGGAACTAAGAAAAAGTCTCAGGACCAGGAAGACGAAAAAACTGCTAGAATTATGGCTCATGGTGATTTGCTTTATCATGATATTCTTTACTTTTCAGCAAAAAAGGATGATGGAACGTATGATTTTCATGAGAATTTTGAGTATGTTACTCCTTGGCTTAAGCAAGCAGACTTAGCTATTGGTGACTTTGAAGGAACCATTAATAAGGATCATTATTTAGCAGGTTATCCTCTCTTTAATGCTCCTGCTGAAGTTATGGATGCCATTAAGGATGCAGGTTATCATGTTCTAGATTTGGCTCATAATCACATTTTGGATTCGCAAATTGAGGGGGTTATTTCAACGGCCGATATTATTGAGAAGGCTGGAATCACTCCAATCGGAGTTTATACGCACGAGCCACGTGATCAGGCTCCGCTGGTCATTAAGGAAGTGAATGGTATCAAGGTTGCACTTTTGGCTTATTCTTATGGATTTAATGGAATTGAGCAAAATATTTCTCAAGAGGATTATAATCGTTATCTTTCAGATTTAAACGAAGATAAGATGAAGGCTGAAATTGAACGAGCGGAAAAGGAAGCGGATATCACCATTATCATGCCTCAGATGGGTGTTGAGTATCGATTGGAACCAACTGAAGAACAAAAAGTTCTTTATCACAAGATGATTGATTGGGGAGCGGATATTATCTTTGGAGGGCATCCTCACGTTGTGGAACCATCTGAAACGGTTGAAAAAGATGGAGAAAAGAAACTCATTATCTATTCAATGGGGAACTTCATTTCCAATCAACGGATTGAATCTATGGGAGATGAAGAGAATGCTAAGTGGACTGAACGTGGTGTTCTTATGGACGTGACCATTAAGAAGAAGGATGGAAAAACAACTATCGGAACAGCTAAAGCTCATCCTACTTGGGTCAATCGAACACCAAAGGGAACCTTTTCACCAGAAGGCTATCCTTTATATCATTACCAAACCTATATCTTAGAAGATTTTATCGAGGGTGGTAGTCATCGTGACCAGTTAGACGAAGCGACTAAGGAACGAATTGATACAGCCTACAAAGAAATGAACGAACATGTGGGATTGAAGTGGGATTAG
- a CDS encoding DeoR/GlpR family DNA-binding transcription regulator → MLKTERKQLILEELNQHHVVSLEKLVSLLETSESTVRRDLDELEAENKLRRVHGGAELPHSLQEEETIQEKSVKNLQEKKLLAQKAASLIKEQDVIFIDAGTTTAFLIHELVNKNITVVTNSIHHAAQLVEKQIPTVMVGGSVKMATDASIGGVALNQINQLHFDRAFIGMNGVDDGYYTTPDMEEGAVKRAILENAKQTYVLADSSKIGQTCFAKVAPLKRAIVITSQGHELLQVIKEKTEVIEV, encoded by the coding sequence GTGTTAAAAACAGAGCGTAAACAGCTGATTTTAGAGGAGTTAAATCAACATCATGTAGTTTCTTTAGAAAAATTAGTTAGTTTGCTAGAAACATCAGAATCAACGGTTCGAAGAGATTTGGATGAGTTAGAAGCGGAAAACAAGCTTCGTCGCGTGCATGGTGGAGCAGAATTACCCCACTCCTTGCAGGAAGAAGAAACCATTCAAGAAAAATCTGTCAAAAACCTTCAAGAGAAGAAGTTACTTGCTCAGAAAGCTGCCTCTCTCATCAAGGAACAAGATGTCATCTTTATCGATGCTGGAACAACAACTGCCTTTTTGATTCATGAATTGGTTAATAAGAATATTACTGTTGTGACTAATTCGATTCACCATGCCGCTCAGTTGGTTGAAAAGCAGATTCCAACGGTCATGGTTGGAGGTAGTGTTAAGATGGCGACAGATGCAAGCATAGGGGGCGTTGCTCTTAACCAGATTAACCAATTGCACTTTGACCGTGCTTTTATCGGGATGAATGGTGTGGACGATGGCTATTATACGACTCCCGATATGGAGGAGGGAGCTGTTAAGCGTGCTATTTTAGAGAATGCTAAACAGACCTATGTCTTGGCGGATTCGTCTAAAATTGGACAAACTTGCTTTGCTAAGGTAGCACCACTCAAACGCGCTATTGTTATCACAAGTCAAGGGCATGAGCTCTTGCAGGTTATTAAGGAGAAAACGGAGGTAATAGAAGTATGA
- a CDS encoding SGNH/GDSL hydrolase family protein yields MAVQLLENWLLKEQEKIQTKYRHLNQVSVLEPDILFIGDSIVEYYPLQELFGTSKTIVNRGIRGYQTGLLLENLDAHLYGGAVDKIVLLIGTNDIGKDVPVNEALNNLEAIIQSIARDYPLTEIKLLSILPVNEGEKYKQTVYIRTNEKIREWNQAYEALASAYMQVDFVPVYDSLTDTEGQLKKDYTTDGLHLSVAGYQVLSEALKGVLF; encoded by the coding sequence GTGGCAGTACAGTTATTAGAAAATTGGTTACTAAAGGAACAAGAAAAAATCCAAACCAAGTATCGTCACTTAAATCAGGTTTCTGTTCTAGAGCCAGACATTCTTTTTATTGGGGATTCCATTGTCGAATATTATCCTCTGCAGGAACTATTTGGGACTTCGAAGACGATTGTCAATCGAGGCATTCGAGGGTATCAGACAGGGCTGTTACTAGAGAACCTTGATGCGCATCTGTACGGTGGAGCAGTAGATAAAATTGTCCTTTTAATTGGGACAAATGATATCGGAAAAGATGTGCCTGTGAATGAGGCTCTCAATAATCTCGAAGCTATCATACAATCCATTGCTCGTGATTATCCACTGACCGAGATTAAATTACTTTCCATTTTGCCAGTCAATGAGGGAGAGAAATACAAGCAGACCGTTTATATCCGAACCAATGAAAAGATTAGAGAATGGAATCAAGCCTATGAGGCTCTAGCATCCGCTTATATGCAAGTAGATTTTGTGCCTGTTTATGATAGTTTGACAGATACAGAAGGACAACTCAAAAAAGACTATACAACAGATGGCCTCCATCTAAGTGTAGCCGGTTATCAAGTCTTATCGGAAGCCTTAAAAGGGGTTCTTTTCTAA
- a CDS encoding fructose-specific PTS transporter subunit EIIC, which produces MKIQDLLRKDVMLLDLQATEKTAVIEEMIKSLTDHGYVTDFETFKEGILAREALTSTGLGDGIAMPHSKNAAVKEATVLFAKSNKGVDYESLDGQATDLFFMIAAPEGANDTHLAALAELSQYLMKDGFADKLRQAQSADQVIELFDQASEKAEDPVQAPANDSGDFIVAVTACTTGIAHTYTAQEALQKVAVEMGVGIKVETNGASGVGNQLTAEDIRNAKAVIIAADKAVEMDRFDGKPLINRPVADGIRKTEELINLALSGDAEVYRAANGAKAATASNEKQSLGGAFYKHLMSGVSQMLPFVIGGGIMIALAFLIDGALGVPNENLGNLGSYHELASMFMKIGGAAFGLMLPVFAGYVAYSIAEKPGLVAGFVAGAIAKEGFAFGKIPYAAGGEATSTLAGVSSGFLGALVGGFIAGALVLAIKKYVKVPRSLEGAKSILLLPLLGTILTGFVMLAVNIPMAAINTAMNDFLGGLGGGSAVLLGIVLGGMMAVDMGGPVNKAAYVFGTGTLAATVSSGGSVAMAAVMAGGMVPPLAIFVATLLFKDKFTKEERNSGLTNIIMGLSFITEGAIPFGAADPARAIPSFILGSAVAGGLVGLTGIKLMAPHGGIFVIALTSNALLYLVAVLVGAIVSGVVYGYLRKPQA; this is translated from the coding sequence ATGAAAATTCAAGACCTATTGAGAAAAGATGTCATGTTGCTGGATTTACAGGCGACTGAAAAAACAGCTGTCATTGAAGAGATGATTAAAAGTTTGACAGACCACGGTTATGTGACAGATTTTGAAACCTTTAAAGAAGGAATTTTAGCGCGTGAAGCTTTGACTTCTACAGGTTTGGGTGATGGAATCGCAATGCCTCATAGCAAAAATGCTGCTGTCAAAGAAGCGACTGTTCTCTTTGCTAAGTCAAACAAGGGTGTTGATTATGAGAGTTTGGATGGGCAAGCAACTGACCTCTTCTTTATGATTGCGGCTCCAGAAGGTGCTAATGACACTCACTTAGCAGCCTTGGCAGAATTGTCTCAATACTTGATGAAAGACGGTTTTGCTGACAAACTTCGTCAAGCACAATCAGCTGACCAAGTTATCGAACTTTTTGACCAAGCGTCAGAAAAAGCTGAGGATCCTGTTCAAGCACCTGCCAATGACTCTGGTGACTTTATCGTAGCTGTTACAGCTTGTACGACCGGTATTGCTCACACTTACACGGCCCAAGAAGCCCTTCAAAAAGTTGCTGTTGAAATGGGTGTTGGCATCAAGGTCGAAACCAACGGTGCTAGCGGTGTTGGAAACCAACTAACTGCTGAAGACATCCGCAATGCTAAAGCTGTTATCATCGCGGCAGACAAGGCAGTTGAAATGGATCGTTTCGATGGCAAACCATTGATTAATCGTCCAGTTGCTGACGGTATCCGTAAAACAGAAGAATTGATTAACTTGGCTCTTTCAGGAGATGCTGAAGTCTACCGTGCTGCTAATGGAGCCAAAGCTGCAACAGCCTCTAACGAAAAACAAAGCCTTGGTGGTGCCTTCTACAAACACTTGATGAGTGGTGTATCTCAAATGTTGCCATTCGTTATCGGTGGGGGTATCATGATTGCCCTTGCCTTCTTGATTGATGGTGCTTTGGGTGTTCCAAATGAAAACCTTGGCAATCTTGGTTCCTACCATGAGTTAGCTTCTATGTTTATGAAAATTGGTGGTGCAGCCTTTGGTTTGATGCTCCCAGTCTTTGCAGGTTATGTTGCCTACTCTATTGCTGAAAAACCAGGTTTGGTAGCAGGTTTCGTGGCTGGTGCTATAGCAAAAGAAGGTTTTGCCTTTGGTAAAATTCCTTATGCCGCAGGTGGTGAAGCAACTTCAACTCTTGCAGGTGTCTCATCTGGTTTCCTAGGTGCCCTTGTTGGTGGATTTATCGCAGGTGCCTTGGTTCTTGCTATCAAGAAATACGTTAAAGTTCCTCGTTCACTTGAAGGTGCTAAGTCAATCCTTCTCTTGCCACTTCTTGGGACAATTTTGACTGGATTTGTCATGTTAGCAGTTAACATCCCAATGGCAGCAATCAACACTGCTATGAATGACTTCCTAGGCGGTCTTGGAGGAGGTTCAGCTGTCCTTCTTGGTATCGTCCTTGGAGGAATGATGGCTGTTGACATGGGTGGACCAGTTAATAAAGCGGCTTATGTCTTCGGTACAGGTACGCTTGCAGCGACTGTTTCTTCAGGTGGTTCTGTAGCCATGGCAGCAGTTATGGCTGGAGGAATGGTGCCACCACTTGCAATCTTTGTCGCAACGCTTCTTTTCAAAGATAAATTTACTAAAGAAGAACGCAACTCTGGTTTGACAAACATCATCATGGGCTTGTCATTTATCACTGAGGGAGCGATTCCGTTTGGTGCAGCTGACCCAGCTCGTGCTATCCCAAGCTTTATCCTTGGTTCAGCAGTAGCAGGTGGCCTCGTTGGTCTTACTGGTATCAAACTCATGGCGCCACACGGAGGAATCTTCGTGATCGCCCTCACTTCAAATGCTCTTCTTTACCTCGTTGCTGTCTTGGTAGGAGCAATCGTAAGTGGTGTGGTCTATGGTTACCTACGCAAACCACAAGCATAA
- a CDS encoding HAD family hydrolase: MTIKVIATDMDGTLLDARGQLDLPRLEKILDQLDQRGIRFVIATGNEIHRMRQLLEHLVDRVVLVVANGARIFENNELIQAQTWDDAIVDKALAHFKGRACQDQFVVTGMKGGFVKEGTIFTDLESFMTPEMIEKFYQRMQFVDELTSDLFGGVLKMSMVVGEERLNSVLEEINALFDGRVRAVSSGYGCIDILQAGIHKAWGLEELLKRWNLNPQQIMAFGDSENDVEMLEIAGIAYAMENADDKAKAVATALAPANSQGGVYQVLENWLEKGE; the protein is encoded by the coding sequence ATGACGATTAAAGTAATTGCGACAGATATGGATGGGACCTTGCTGGATGCTAGAGGTCAGCTTGATCTTCCACGCTTGGAAAAGATTTTAGATCAGTTGGATCAAAGGGGGATTCGTTTTGTCATCGCGACGGGCAATGAAATTCACCGCATGAGGCAACTACTGGAGCACTTGGTCGATCGAGTGGTTCTGGTTGTTGCTAACGGTGCTCGTATTTTTGAAAACAATGAATTGATTCAGGCTCAGACTTGGGATGATGCCATTGTTGACAAGGCTTTGGCTCATTTCAAGGGTCGAGCGTGTCAGGACCAGTTTGTTGTAACGGGGATGAAGGGTGGTTTCGTCAAGGAAGGTACTATTTTTACAGACCTTGAAAGTTTTATGACTCCAGAAATGATTGAAAAATTCTACCAACGGATGCAGTTTGTGGATGAATTAACCTCTGACCTCTTTGGTGGTGTGCTCAAGATGAGTATGGTTGTTGGTGAGGAACGTTTGAATTCGGTTTTGGAAGAAATCAATGCTCTCTTTGATGGCCGTGTCCGAGCTGTATCGAGTGGCTATGGTTGCATTGATATCCTTCAAGCTGGGATTCATAAAGCATGGGGCTTGGAAGAATTACTCAAGCGTTGGAACTTGAACCCCCAACAAATTATGGCTTTTGGTGATAGTGAAAATGATGTTGAAATGCTTGAAATAGCTGGAATTGCCTATGCGATGGAAAATGCTGATGACAAAGCCAAAGCTGTTGCGACGGCTCTAGCACCGGCTAACAGCCAAGGAGGAGTTTATCAAGTCTTGGAAAACTGGTTAGAAAAAGGAGAATGA
- the pfkB gene encoding 1-phosphofructokinase — MIYTVTLNPSIDYIVRLDQVQVGSVNRMDSDDKFAGGKGINVSRVLKRLDIPNTATGFIGGFTGKFITDTLADEEIETRFVQVAEDTRINVKIKADQETEINGTGPSVEPAQLEELKAILSNLTADDTVVFAGSSAKNLGNVIYKDLIALTRQTGAQVVCDFEGQTLIDSLDYQPLLVKPNNHELGAIFGVKLESLDEIEKYARELLAKGAQNVIISMAGDGALLVTSEGAYFAKPIKGTVKNSVGAGDSMVAGFTGEFVKSKDAVEAFKWGVACGTATTFSDDLATAEFIKETYEKVEVEKR; from the coding sequence ATGATTTATACAGTCACACTCAATCCATCCATTGACTATATTGTCCGTCTGGACCAAGTCCAAGTCGGTAGTGTCAATCGTATGGACAGTGATGATAAGTTTGCTGGTGGGAAAGGAATCAATGTCAGTCGTGTCTTGAAACGTTTGGATATTCCAAATACAGCGACGGGATTTATCGGAGGCTTTACTGGTAAATTTATCACAGATACTTTGGCTGATGAAGAAATCGAGACACGTTTTGTCCAAGTGGCAGAGGATACTCGTATCAATGTTAAAATTAAAGCAGACCAAGAAACAGAAATCAACGGAACGGGTCCATCTGTTGAACCAGCTCAGCTAGAAGAGTTGAAAGCTATTTTATCGAATCTGACTGCAGATGATACGGTCGTGTTTGCTGGTTCAAGTGCTAAAAATCTAGGCAATGTTATCTATAAGGATTTGATTGCCTTGACCCGTCAGACTGGTGCGCAAGTAGTTTGCGATTTTGAAGGACAGACCTTGATTGATAGTTTGGACTACCAGCCACTTTTGGTCAAACCAAACAATCATGAACTTGGAGCGATTTTTGGGGTTAAACTCGAAAGTTTAGATGAAATTGAGAAATACGCTCGTGAGTTACTGGCTAAAGGTGCTCAAAACGTCATTATCTCTATGGCTGGCGACGGTGCCCTTCTGGTAACATCTGAGGGAGCTTACTTTGCTAAACCAATCAAGGGAACAGTCAAAAATTCAGTTGGAGCTGGTGATTCTATGGTTGCTGGATTTACTGGTGAATTTGTCAAATCAAAAGATGCAGTAGAAGCCTTCAAATGGGGAGTAGCTTGTGGAACAGCAACTACTTTCTCGGATGACTTGGCAACAGCAGAATTTATTAAAGAAACATATGAAAAAGTTGAGGTAGAAAAACGATGA